The DNA region GGCCGTGCCCCAAAGGGGGGCGCGCAGCGCGACTATGTGGTCGACTCGGTGCGGTCCCACGGTGGACGCCTGTTGATGCGCTTGGCCGGGGTCGGCGATCGTGCAGCCGCAGACCAGTTGCGTGGGACGTTGTTCGTCGTCGATTCCTCGGAGCTGCCCCCGATCGAAGACCCCGACGAGTACTACGATCACCAGCTCGAAGGGCTGACGGTCTGGACGGTCCACGGAGAACGGGTCGGCACCGTGGCAGAGGTGCTGCACACGGCCGCAGGCGAATTACTGTCGGTGCGCACCGGCGCCCATGCCGGCGCTGCCGGAGACGCCGAGGTGCTGGTGCCGTTCGTGTCGGCGATCGTGGTGGCGGTATCGCTGGAAGATCAGAAGGTGACCATCGATCCCCCCGAGGGCCTGCTCGATCTTTAGAGAGGTGGATCCGTGCGGATAGACGTCGTCACCATCTTCCCGGAATTTTTGCAGCCGCTGCGACAATCGTTGCCCGGCAAGGCAATCGAGACGGGTATCGTCAACCTGGCGGTGCACGATCTGCGTAACTGGACCCACGACGTCCACCGGTCGGTCGACGATTCGCCCTACGGAGGTGGTCCGGGGATGGTGATGAAAGCCCCGGTGTGGGGTGAAGCACTCGATGAGATCTGTTCTCCGGAAACGCTTCTGGTGGTTCCGTCGCCGGCGGGCCGACTTTTCCGGCAATCGGTGGCCCAACGCTGGAGCGGCGAGGCCCACCTGGTGTTCGCCTGCGGCCGTTATGAGGGTATCGACCAGCGGGTGATGGACGACGCCGCGCGGCGGATGCGGGTCGAAGAGGTGTCGATCGGTGATTACGTCCTGCCGGGTGGGGAGTCGGCAGCGGTGGTGATGATCGAGGCGGTGGTGCGGTTGCTACCTGATGTACTTGGTAATCCTGCTTCGCACCAGGATGATTCGCATTCGGAGGCGGTTGACGGCTTGCTGGAAGGGCCGAGCTACACGCGTCCGCCGAGCTGGCGGGGTCTGGACGTGCCCGAGGTGCTGCGCACCGGTGACCATGCTCGCATTGCCGCGTGGCGCCGCGAGCAGAGCCGCCAGCGCACCGCCGAGCGCCGGCCAGACCTGCTCGACTAGATGCGGCCCTCCGGGAACATCGTGCGCACCGCGTCGGTGATGGTGGCGCGCGCGGTGTCGGCGTCGGTCGGCTGCATGGAGCCGATGGCCATCACGTAGCGGTGGTCGGTGCCGATGACTCCGGTCGACAGATGCATCCAATCGGCGCCCACGCAGCACATCCAGCCCTGCTTGACTGCGACGCGCTCGGCGGGCAGACCCTCGGGGATGCCGAAGCGCTGCGGGTAGACCCCGCCGGGCACCATCCCGTCTGGTGCGGTCGGTGTGGAGGCGGCCAGGTTGTCGAGGATGATGCGGGCCTGTGCTGCCGGCAGCCCGCCGGAACCGGCCAGCAGCATGTCGTAGTAGCGGACCAGGTCAGTAGCGGTGCTGGTGGTGTTGAACCAACGCCCATTGCTGGGCGGGCGGGTTGCCGACAGCCGGTAGCGGTCGACGATCCGGTCGACGATCGCGCTGCCTCCGCTGCGGTTCCAGAACACCTCCGCGGCGCTGTCGTCGGAGGCGCGCAACATCACGTCGAGGTCTCGTCGGTCCTGCGGCGACAGCGTGGTTTTGCCCTGGGCCACCTGCAGCAGCAGGTCGTCGGCGATGAACACCTTGACCACCGAGGCGATGGCGATGGTTCGGTTGTCCCCGTTGGTCACCAACTGGCCGGTGTTGCGATCGAGCACGGCCGAGGTGATGTCAGCGCCGGCCCGGGCGGCTTGCGCGGTGGCCTGCCGTTCGCGTTCGGCGAGGCCGACGAAGGCCAGAGCAGGCTCATCTGGGGGACGGACGGGCAGCGGGGCCATCGTGCCCAGGGGCGCGACGACAGTGGAAGGCGGGCCCGAAGGCACCGGTGGCACGCCGTGGACCTGCGTGTGACACGCGGTGAGGGTCAGCAGGGTGGCCATCAGCGCAGCCGTGGTGGTGACCAGCCGGTACGGCCGCCGTCGCATCGGTCGCCTCCGTGATCGATCGAATCCACACCCTGTCCGGCGGGGTACCCCCGCGCCGTAGCCCGTCCGTCCCAGGTTAGACGCAGCCGAACAGATGTGCTCTGATGCCGCTGAGGCATCCGTCACCGGATTTCGGGGATCGGCCCTTCGTCTGGCACAATTGGGCAGTTGTCTGTGCACGGCCGGAAACGGACGAGCCACCGCTCCGCCGCACGACCGCACCCCAGACGCCCGACAAACCTACGGCTCTGCGCGTCAAGACGTCGCACGCAGCCGCGATCAGCAAGGAAGTGTCACCGATGAACACGCTCGATTTCGTCGACCAGACGTCGTTGCGCGACGATGTCCCCGATTTCGGCCCCGGCGACACCCTCAACGTCCACGTCAAGGTCATCGAGGGCTCCAAGGAGCGCATCCAGGTCTTCAAGGGCGTTGTGATCCGCCGCCAGGGTGGCGGGGTGCGCGAGACATTCACCGTGCGCAAGGAGAGCTACGGCGTCGGTGTCGAGCGCACGTTCCCCGTGCACTCGCCCAACATCGACCACATCGATGTCGTCACCCGCGGCGACGTCCGCCGTGCGAAGCTCTACTACCTGCGTGAGCTGCGCGGCAAGAAAGCCAAGATCAAGGAAAAGCGCTGACCTGCCTGCCGGCCGGGTCCAGGATGTCTGCTGACTAGTCTGACCTTGTGACCGGACCCGCCACGCCTGAGGATTCCCAGCCCGAGCACACCGCCGATCCCGCGGACGTTGATGCGTCGGCGCAGGACGAAAGGGACTCCGGCAAGAAGAAGGGCGGCGCGCTTCGCGAAGCCGCGATCCTGACCACCATCGCCGTGGTCCTGTACTACGTCATGCTGACGTTCATCGCGCGTCCGTACCTGATCCCGTCGGAGTCGATGGAGCCCACGCTGCACGGTTGTGAGGGCTGTGTCGGGGACCGGATCATGGTCGACAAGTTGAGCTATCACTTCACCTCGCCGCGACCCGGTGATGTGGTCGTGTTCAAGGGTCCGCCCAACTGGAGTATCGGCTATCAGTCGATCCGTTCGGACAACCCGGCGATCCGCTGGATGCAGAACGCGCTGTCGGTGGTCGGATTCGTCCCACCGGACCAGAACGATCTGGTCAAGCGCATCATCGCCGTGGGTGGTCAGACGGTGCAGTGCCGACTCGACACCGGGTTGACCGTCGACGGTAAGCCCCTCGACGAGCCCTACCTGGACCGCGACACCCTCAACGCCGACCCGGCTGTCTACCCGTGCCTGGGCAACGAGTTCGGCCCGGTCGAGGTTCCCCCGGACCGGCTGTGGGTGATGGGCGACAATCGCACCCATTCGGCGGACTCGCGCACCCATTGCGGCAACGATCCCGACGACGTGCAGCGTGGCCTGATTTGTACCGGTGACCCGATCCCCGGCACCATTCCGGTGGAGAATGTCATCGGCAAGGCACAGTTCATCGCCTGGCCGCCGTCGCGGTGGGGTGGGGTGAGCTCGTTCAACCCGCAGACCTGAACAGGAGGCCTCGGACTTGCGTGCTGCGTGGCCACCGCGTGCGGTGATCCGCAAATCCTCGGGCTTGCGCACCCTGGAGTCGGCGTTGTACCGCGCCGGACTGGGCCCGGTGGCCGGTGTCGACGAGGTCGGGCGGGGCGCTTGCGCCGGACCGCTGGTCGTGGCCGCCTGTGTGCTCGGACCCAACCGGCTGGAGAGCCTGTCGGCGCTCGATGATTCCAAGAAGCTCGGCGAGGCCGAGCGGGAGAGGCTGTTTCCGCTGATCAGGCGGTATGCACTGGCCTACCATGTGGTCTTCATCCCGTCGGTGGAAGTGGACCGCCGCGGCGTGCACGTGGCCAATATCGAGGGGATGCGGCGGGCAATCGCGGGACTGCCGGTTCGGCCGGGTTATGTGCTCTCCGACGGCTTCCGGGTGCCCGGTTTGCCGATGCCGTCGCTGCCGGTCGTGGGCGGCGACGCAGCGGCCGCCTGCATCGCGGCCGCAAGCGTGCTGGCCAAGGTGAGCCGCGACCGGCTGATGGTCAAGATGGACGACGAGCACCCCGGTTACGGGTTCGCCGAGCACAAGGGCTACAGCACCCGTGCTCACAGCGCTGCGCTGGCCGCACTCGGCCCGTCCCGTCAGCACCGGTACTCCTTCATCAACGTCCGCCGGCTGGTGGTGTGCGACGCGCAAGTCATTGGGTCGGCTGAGCTGGAATGGGAACCCG from Mycobacterium sp. SMC-4 includes:
- the lepB gene encoding signal peptidase I is translated as MTGPATPEDSQPEHTADPADVDASAQDERDSGKKKGGALREAAILTTIAVVLYYVMLTFIARPYLIPSESMEPTLHGCEGCVGDRIMVDKLSYHFTSPRPGDVVVFKGPPNWSIGYQSIRSDNPAIRWMQNALSVVGFVPPDQNDLVKRIIAVGGQTVQCRLDTGLTVDGKPLDEPYLDRDTLNADPAVYPCLGNEFGPVEVPPDRLWVMGDNRTHSADSRTHCGNDPDDVQRGLICTGDPIPGTIPVENVIGKAQFIAWPPSRWGGVSSFNPQT
- a CDS encoding ribonuclease HII, coding for MRAAWPPRAVIRKSSGLRTLESALYRAGLGPVAGVDEVGRGACAGPLVVAACVLGPNRLESLSALDDSKKLGEAERERLFPLIRRYALAYHVVFIPSVEVDRRGVHVANIEGMRRAIAGLPVRPGYVLSDGFRVPGLPMPSLPVVGGDAAAACIAAASVLAKVSRDRLMVKMDDEHPGYGFAEHKGYSTRAHSAALAALGPSRQHRYSFINVRRLVVCDAQVIGSAELEWEPGEHAEHACGKMSAMGPMDSDRHEGQLSR
- the rplS gene encoding 50S ribosomal protein L19; amino-acid sequence: MNTLDFVDQTSLRDDVPDFGPGDTLNVHVKVIEGSKERIQVFKGVVIRRQGGGVRETFTVRKESYGVGVERTFPVHSPNIDHIDVVTRGDVRRAKLYYLRELRGKKAKIKEKR
- the rimM gene encoding ribosome maturation factor RimM (Essential for efficient processing of 16S rRNA), which codes for MELVIGRVVKAHGVTGEVAVEVRTDDPEARFVAGATLRGRAPKGGAQRDYVVDSVRSHGGRLLMRLAGVGDRAAADQLRGTLFVVDSSELPPIEDPDEYYDHQLEGLTVWTVHGERVGTVAEVLHTAAGELLSVRTGAHAGAAGDAEVLVPFVSAIVVAVSLEDQKVTIDPPEGLLDL
- the trmD gene encoding tRNA (guanosine(37)-N1)-methyltransferase TrmD, with the translated sequence MRIDVVTIFPEFLQPLRQSLPGKAIETGIVNLAVHDLRNWTHDVHRSVDDSPYGGGPGMVMKAPVWGEALDEICSPETLLVVPSPAGRLFRQSVAQRWSGEAHLVFACGRYEGIDQRVMDDAARRMRVEEVSIGDYVLPGGESAAVVMIEAVVRLLPDVLGNPASHQDDSHSEAVDGLLEGPSYTRPPSWRGLDVPEVLRTGDHARIAAWRREQSRQRTAERRPDLLD